GAGACCAGCAAATTACTAAGTGTTGACTGAATGAACAAACCTACTTCTTAGGTTGATAGGCCATTAAAAATCGGATGCCTCGCCTTGGCAGGACACAACAAAGAGTAGACTTTATTAAACtttgagggaaaagaaatccctgaCTCCTACTGGAGTAAGTAGAAGCTTGAACTTCACACTTTAAACAATTCAGCTTTCTCAAACAAGAGAAATTGTAATAGGAAAAGTACGTGTCAGGTAGGTGGAACAACATTTAGAAAAAACTATTTCCAGAAATATGATGGCATTTTAAGAAAGTTAGCATCCTTGCAGGCTCAAAGTGGTCATACTGAAAAATCTGTTTGAATGACAAGGGAAAAATCTTAACTTTTAGGAACCGCTCAACCACTGCTTTACTCAGCACAGGGAATGAGGttattttttataacttcaaAACAGACAATGAGGCAATTAATCCCTTGAGTTGTCAACAGTTCTGCACtaacaatttttttcctgttttaaaaacaataacaaaacggggctcctgggtggctcagtaggttacgtgtccgactttggttcaggtcatgatctcacagttcatgggttcgagtcccgtgtcaggctctgtgcagacagctcagagcctggagcctgctttggattcagtgtctccctctctctctgcccctcccccgttcatgctgtctctcaaaaataaataaatgtaattgaaaaaaaattttttaataaaaaaacaataccaaAGGAATGAGTCAATAACATGATCATATGAAGTAAATCTAGTATATGTACTGCCAAAGCAAGCACTGAAGTAAATCTAAACAGAAGCTAATTGTTGAATGAAATACCGAGAAATCTTACCTTTGGGTTATACTCTGCATTTTTTGCATGCAAAGCTATTTTCTTCAGATCCAATTTACAGGCCAGGTTTACAGTGGAAACTATATTCCTGAAGAAAGAAGTCAACTTAGAAAATTACATCAGAGGGgcggttgggtggctcagtcagctaagcgtccgacttcggctcaggtcatgatctcgcggtccatgagttcgagccccgcgtcgggctctgtgctgacagctcagagcctggagcctgtttcagattctgtgtctccctctctctctgaccctcccccattcatgctctgtctctctctgtctcaaaagtaaataaacgttaaaaaaaaatggaaaaaaaagaaaattacatcagacacaagaagtaaaaaaattaaaatgtattaacttCCTCATCTCATAAGTATCTATTAGCAACTTCCTAGAATTATTCTCAATGTGAAATACATCGTATCATGAAGAACtctagtaaaatgtaaaaattccaaAGTGAAGTACTAAAATAGTTTTTTCTGTAATGTCGTGACTAGCTGAATAAAAGCAAGctttaaatctttttcaaaacCATGTCTCAAAATAGCAAGCATAATCCTAAATCAATTTGCAAGTTGAATCCAATTTTACATCTTTatattctttgtgtttatcctacCCCAACCACAATTCTCAGCAATTACAGTGCTCTAGTATAAACAATATAATCCTTAAGAATGTATATACTAACTCTTAACCCTCTCTTAGGAGATCAAGAATTGGTACTTCATTTAACAGATAATCAAACTGTCAAAGACACAATCCattaaaaactgataaaagaataattaataaggcacttgggtggctcagtcggttgagtgcccgactttggctcaggtcatgatctcatggtttgtgagtttgaaccccgcatggggctctgtgctgacagctcagcctccttcggattctgtgtctccctttctctctgcccctcccctgctcacactctgtctctccctctctcaaaaataaattaaaaaaatattttaaaaaagaataattaaatctAAAATTCTCTTCCCCACACTGTTATTCTGAAATTAGTTGTCCTCACATTCAAGAACATAAACGGTATAACCAGGAGCTCAcccattaaacacacacacacacacacacacacacaaacaacttACTGTAGTTGAGGCacaattccagaacattctgaaaCAGGGGTCACTGGTGTCATGGGAGTTATGGACATCAGAGGCGTGGAGTTTGGTTTCTCAGGAGAGGGCTGGTCTGAGTCAGCATCACCAGGGTATGCTTGTGAATGGGACTTTGACAAAGTGCTGTCACTGATTAACCCCAGACCAATGTCCTGTTCTCTGGGTAATGACAACCTACTTTGCTGACTTTGAGTTTTACCATTTTCTTCGATGTCCTGCTTGCTTCTAATAACACTCTGGTCTTTACTTTCTTGGGTAAGTTCATCTGGTAGGAAGCTAAGATCCACAGATGAGAAATGGCCAGATGCTCCTTTGACTTCTTGAAGATGTGCATTAAACACAGTCTCTGAATTGGATGTATTAGGTATGTACCCATCATCAGGTACAACTGGGCTGAGCAGCGGTGACCTAGGTGCAGCAAGATCATCCTAGGccatttccaaaacaaaatgcaaGAAACAGAATAGCACGTCACACCAAAAGGATACCACTACAGCTAGCAGGCAGCAAGTTCAAGATGCAAAGCAATCCAAGATAGCTTCTAGTCATTCCAAGCCTCCTTCCATAAGGTATCACTAAGTTATATTACAGAGTTATAGCACACTTAACAGAAACaggaaagtagatcttaaaatgcagagacagcatttttcataaaatatttttcctacatTAGATCCGTAGGAAGTTACCActgtaattttataataaaggaaACAGCAATCATACTCTAAATTGTGTGTACTCTGAgtcctctttctgtgcctccataATGGTG
The sequence above is a segment of the Panthera leo isolate Ple1 chromosome B3, P.leo_Ple1_pat1.1, whole genome shotgun sequence genome. Coding sequences within it:
- the TBPL2 gene encoding TATA box-binding protein-like 2 — translated: MEEEQTYLELYLDQCTAQDDLAAPRSPLLSPVVPDDGYIPNTSNSETVFNAHLQEVKGASGHFSSVDLSFLPDELTQESKDQSVIRSKQDIEENGKTQSQQSRLSLPREQDIGLGLISDSTLSKSHSQAYPGDADSDQPSPEKPNSTPLMSITPMTPVTPVSECSGIVPQLQNIVSTVNLACKLDLKKIALHAKNAEYNPKRFAAVIMRIREPRTTALIFSSGKMVCTGAKSEEQSRLAARKYARVVQKLGFPARFLDFKIQNMVGSCDVRFPIRLEGLVLTHQQFSSYEPELFPGLIYRMVKPRIVLLIFVSGKVVLTGAKERSEIYEAFENIYPILKGFKKA